The Gemmatimonadaceae bacterium sequence CACGCGCTCACACCTTCGCGCAGTCAACATGACCGATTGCATTGCGCGTCATGCTCGAGGTCGCCAGAATCGACGCGCCGCGGGGGTCCTTGAGGTCGCGCGGGAACAACACCGTCCCGAGAGTCTCAGCGCGGCCAACCTTGGCGGAGGCAGGGAGGAGGCGGCTTGGCACCAACCGCAGGACAGGAAGAATGGGCAACCGGCAGCACAATACGGCCGATCCTCACTCGGCTCGCCGAGTTCGCGCGCTTCTCCCACCTGACGATCACGCTCGAAGGTGAGTCCGGCACCGGGAAGTCGCGGCTGGCGCGCTGGGTCCACTCCGCATCGTCACGCGCCCATGCGCCGTTCGTCGAGGTGGATACCGGCGCCATCGATGACCAACTCGCGGGATCAGAACTCTTCGGCCACGTCGCCGGCGCCTTCACAGGCGCGACACACGCCCGGTCCGGCCTCCTGGCCTCCGCGAACCGCGGCACCCTGTTCCTCGACGAAGTCGGCAAGGCCACGCTCCACCTCCAGAAACGCATCCTGAACCTGCTCGAGCGCCGCACCGCTCGACCGGTGGGAGGCGACCGCGAAGTCACGTACGACGTTCGCTTCGTGGTCGCCACGAACGTCAGTCTCGAAGACCTCACCGCGCGCGCGGAACTCCTCCCCGACCTGCTGCCTCGACTCTCCGGGTTTCGGGTCCGCGTACCACCACTGCGCGAGCGGCGCGCAGACATCCCATTGCTGGCGCACGCGATCCTCGACAAACACGCCGCA is a genomic window containing:
- a CDS encoding sigma-54-dependent Fis family transcriptional regulator; the protein is MAPTAGQEEWATGSTIRPILTRLAEFARFSHLTITLEGESGTGKSRLARWVHSASSRAHAPFVEVDTGAIDDQLAGSELFGHVAGAFTGATHARSGLLASANRGTLFLDEVGKATLHLQKRILNLLERRTARPVGGDREVTYDVRFVVATNVSLEDLTARAELLPDLLPRLSGFRVRVPPLRERRADIPLLAHAILDKHAALFGYHALPDIAPELSEALSKCDWPYNIRELDNVVQRILVAARGASTLTLEHCRDEDLLFVRQVALGSVERQVTPAIAAEAVKKSRSIAQAARDLGVARSTVQRQLRRHDHGFQSDTQEAV